CCCGGATCGACGCCATCGTGTCGGTGAAGTTAGGCCCGCAGATGACCGTCTCCGTGCCGGAGTCTCGGAGCATGTACTCGAACTCGTCGGGGGTGAGCATGTCGTTCAGTGGGAGCTTCGCGGCGCCCACCTTGATCACCGCCACGTCCGCCACGACGTACTCGAGGCGGTTCGACATCATGAGCGCGACGCGATCGCCGACGCCCACTCCCCGTTCGACGAGTCCGTGAGCAACGGCGTTAGCGCGGCGATCCAATTCCTCGTAGGTCAGCTCCCGGTCGCCATCCACGACGGCGGTCCGATCGGCGTACTTCCGGAGGCTCGTCTCGAAGACGTCTTTCAGCGTGGCCCCCGGTTCGGGCTCGCTCGCCGTCGTCGTGATCGACTCGCTCATGGGTCAGGGTGTCGCATCGGGTGCTGGTTGCTCGAGCCACTCTTCGTAGAAGACGTCGACGTCCGGTTCGAAGGGTTTCAAGACCGGGTATCCGGCCGGGACGGCGTCGACGTCCAGGAGCGTGTAACACTCCGGGCAGAAGAACTCCCGGAGCTGGAATCCCCAGTCCTCGTCCGGCGTCATCCACTTGGGGTACAACTGGCGCATGTCGGTTTCGCTCTCCTTGACTCGCACCTGACACTCCGTTTTCCAGTTGTCTTCGAGGGGGCCGAACTCGTGGCCGCACTCGGCCTTGACGATCCGGTCGCCGTTCTTCGCGACGGCGAAGAGGTGGTCGTTCAGCGGGACGAGGATCGGGTCGTCCCACTCGACTCGCTCTTGCAGGATCTCGCGAGTGACTTCGAATCGCTGTTCGTCCTTCGGGTCCGGTAGGACATCGCTGCGCAGTTCGTCCCACGTGAGGTCGCCGTCGATGAGTTTCTCGATCTGGTTGCGGTCTGTGTCTGCCATCGTATCACTCCTCCTGGTCGAATCGGAAGTCGTCGTCTACGTCCCAGAACTCCCGGAAGAACGCGCCCCAGTCCGCGGACTGGTCGAACACGCCCTCGTACATCCACTTCGCCGGGTCGCTGACGTCGCCCTCGACGACCCGCTCGCGCTCGTCCTCGTAGAATTCGTCGTACGGGCGGGTCTCCTCGCGGCGCGTCTCCATGAGTTCCTCGCGACGCTGCTCGGTTGCATCCTCGTCGACGGTGAACTCGCGCTCGTCCTCGTCGAACTCACCGACGACGCCGTACACCTGTTCGACGATGTCGGGCGTGTAGATCCCGTCCTCGACGTCTTCGACCACGAGTTCGATCGATCGCTCGAGCGGATCCCCGTAGCCGGGGCCGCCGCCCATCTGATAGTGAACGAGGTCGTGGTTCTCGTACTCCTCCGGGAAGTACAGGCCCTTCTGACTTCGCCGGACGTCGCCTTCGATATCCTCGTCGAACGATTCGGGGGGCGAGTCGCCGATCGGGTAGGGCTCCTCGTTCTCGAATCGGTCTTCGAGGTCGGTGTCGTGGGCTCGCAGCGAGTAGTTCAGCGAGTTGGGGTACCCGCCGGCCATTCCCGAGGTCGTGAAGCCGACGCCGGGGACGACGTGTTTGTACAGGGAGACGTCCGAACTGTTCGAGACCATCCGGATTCCTTCCCAGCCGGAGCCCCCTCGATACTTGCCGTGGCCCGCCGTGTTCGGTTTGACCTGCCGGGAGAGGTACGGAAGCCCCCACTCGATGAGCTCCCATTCCTCGACGTCGCCCATGTCGGACTCGGGGTTCCACATGGCGTAGCCCCAGTCGAGTCCGTCTCGAACGGCCGACGCACCCAGTCCCTGGCAGGAGTGTTCGAAGGGGGCAACGGGGAAGTACTGATCCGTCGGCTCGTACAGGCCACCGCCCTGAAGCGGATCGCCGGTCTCGGAGTAGCCGGTGACGACCTCCTCGCGGAACCCGCGCGCGAAGAACGCTCGCGAGACGTTCTTCCAGAAGGCGTTGTACGTCGGCATCAGCGATCCCCACGAAGTGTGGAACGATCGGCTCGGGTCCTCGGGATTGACGATGCTCCCCTCGGGATAGTTCGTGTCGACGGCGAAGTACGAGCCGTCGTTGACCTTCCCGTCGTGTAACAGGCTCTGGGTGAGCGATACCCAGAGTCCGCCCTCCATCGCGCCTTCGGCGCAGTTGTACGCGTGCGGTCCGGGCGGGCTCGCCCCTTCCATGTCGAGGGTCAGGCCGCCGTCCGCGTCCACCCTGACCTCGACGGGCAGGTGGTTCAGCATGTCCTGCTTCGACGACGGTTTCCAGGCCTCGTCTCCGAACGGGACGGGCATGAAACTCGAGTCGCGGTACGTTCCCGGGAAGAGTCGCTCTTTAACCCGGGAGTGCAGCGTCTGGCGCCCCTCTTCGACGGCTTCGCGGGAGAACTGCTTGAACGTCTCGACGCCGACGTCGTCGATCATCGACTTGACCGCGTTGCGGATCATGTGACACCCGGCCAGCCGACACTTCTCGTCGAGGTCCCAGTACATCGGCGTCCGCACGGCCCGCTGGGCGCGGTCGCGCCAGTCCTGGAAGAGTTCGTCGTTCTCGCCGATCTTCTCACAGGTGGCGTACAGACCGTCCTCGTAGCGGGTCGTACTCGCTAACTGGTCGTGGCCGCGGGTCATCCCGCCGATGTCGACCTGGTGAGTGACGCCGTCGACCCACGCGACGAGTTCGTCGTCGTGGAAGATCGGAACGATCGTGTGGACGTCCGTCGTGTGGACGTTGCCGAGATCGTTGTCGTTGTTACAGAAGATATCACCGGGCTGGATGCCGCGGTCGTGTTCGTAATCCTCTTCGATCATGTACTTGATCGCCAGCGAGCCGGTGTGAACGTGGACGATGATCCCCGTCGAGAGCGCGATGCAGTCGCCCTCTGGCGTGTACACTTGGAAACACAGTTCGCCGATCTCGCGGACGATCGGCGATGCACTGACGTGCAGCGCCGTCTCCCGCGCGGAAACGAGCGCCCCGCGAAGCTGGGAGAACATCTGTTCGTACTCGAACGGCCGGTCCGCTTTCATCCCGAGTTCGTCGAGACCGTAGTATCGGTCGGTCTCCTCGAGGTGGCGATCGCTCTCCTCGAGCATCTCGTGAAGCGTCTTGCCGTCCCAGCCGATCGGGGGATCGACCCGTTCGTACTGGACCTCGTCGGTCTCTAGCTGTTGGTCTGGTTTACTCATGAGTCGGTTTGCTGAAGGTGGAAGATGCGGTTGTTGTCGAGCGGTGCCTCGAAGCCCGGCGGAACGAGCGTCGTCGTCGCGGGTGCCTCGATCACGGCCGGCGACTCGACGACGTTACCGGCCCGCAGGTCGGACATCTCCCACAGCGCTGCGTCGTGCCAGGCGCCGTCCCAGTAGATCTCTCGCTCGCCGCGACTCGCCTCCTCGGGCGGCGTCTCCTCGCCCGGCTCTTCGTCCGGCAGGGTCGGGCTCGGCGACGGGGCGATCCCGGTCCCGACGGCCATCGTGATGGTGTATCCCTGCTCCGGGCTCTGGGCGGCGCGCTGGAATACTCGCTCGAACTCCCGGTCGTAGACGTCGATGACGTCGACGAGGTCGTCCGCCGAGAGCTCGCCGGACCAGATCTCCTGCGGGATCGTCACCTCGAGATCGTCGAGCATGCCGGTGTACTGCATGCGGACGGCGGGCTTGAAGCGCATCTCCTCGACGTCGATCCCGTCACGTTCGAAGGCGTCTTCGGCCTGCTCGTGGAGTTTCTGCAGCGTGTCGGTCAGTGCCGTTGCGGCTTCGTCGGCGTTGCTCAGATCCGGCTGGATTACTAGATCGAGCGAGTGGTCGTATCGGTAGGCATAATCGGCCGTCGCACACCCAAACGCCGAGAACGCAGCCGCCCAGTCCGGGATGAGAACGTCTTTGAATTCGAGTGACTCGGTGTAGCCGGCCGCGTGCAGCGGTCCACCGCCGCCGTAGCTCACGAGGTTGTAGTTTTCCGGGCTGTAACCGAGTCCGAGGATCATCGCTCGAAGCTCGTTCGTCATATTGCGCTCGACGATGTCGAGCACTCCGCGGGCCGTCTCGTAGGGATCCTGGTCCAGCGGGCCCGCGATCTGGTCTTCGACGTACTCCTCGGCTCGATCGACGTTCAGATCGATGTCGCCGCCCAGGAAGTAGTCCGGGTTCAGGTAGCCGAGCATTGCGGTACAGTCGGTGACGGTCGGCGTCTCGAGACCGCTCTCCTCGTTACAGACGCCGACGAGGTATCCCGCCGAGTCGGGACCGACCTCGATGCGGTTCGACGCCTTGTCGACCCGCACGTAGGAACCGGTCCCCGAACCGATGGTGTCCATCGCCGTCATCGGAATGTTCACCATGAACTGGGCGAGCGATTGGTCCCAGCGCGTCGGGTAGTGCCCCTCGGTGATGAGACCGACGTCGAAACTCGTGCCGCCGACGTCCGAACAGACGAGGTTGTCGATGCCGAGCTCGTCGGCGAGAAACTCGCCGCCGAAGATCCCCCCGATCGGGCCGGAGACCATCGTCTCGACGAGCCAGTCGTGGTCCGGCGAGACCGTCCCACCTGAGGAAGAGAGCACCCTGAACGGCGAGTCGTTGCCCTGCTCTTGGAGCGATTCTTCGATTCCCCGAAGTTGCTCTCGCGACGGATCGACGGCGTAGGCTTCGAGAATCAGGCTGTTCAACCGTGGGAGTTCACCCCTGACAGGATTCTGTTCAGAGGACAGCCAGACTGGAACCTCGACACCCCGCTCGTCCATCACGTCCTCAGCGATCGCCTTGATGCGCTGCTCGTGTTCCGGGTTCTGATAGGAGTACACGAGCGACACACAGATGACGCGAACGCCGCGATCGAGCAGGTCTTCGATGGCCTCGCGCGCTTCCGACTCATAAAGCGGAACGAGTTCCTGTCCTGCCATCCCGACTCGACTTCGAACGCCGCGGATGTTCTCTCGCGGAACGATCGGTTCCGGATGTTCGTGTTCGCGGGCGTGAAGCCGCCCCGAATACGGCAGGTCCACCCACGACTGGATGCCGCGACCGAATCGATGAGTATCCTCGTACCCCTTGTTCGTGATGACACCAATGTTCCCCTCGCCCTCTCGTTCGAGCAGGCGATTGAGCATCGCCGTTCCGGAATAGACGGTCCCGCGGAGCGTGTCAGCGGAATCCTCGATCGAGGTGCCCCAGTAGCCGAGGGCGTCGTCGAACGAGTCGATGACACCCTCGGATTCGTCTTCGGGTGTTGTCTGTGCTTTTCCGACGGTATAGTTCCCCTCGTGGTCGACGACGAACGTGTCGGTCATCGTTCCGCCCGTGTCGAGCGAAAGGAGTTCCGGATCGTTCGTATCCTCCACTGCCATCGTCTCTACCTCCTGATTACTCGCCAGTCATCACCTGGCGAAAATTTGATTGGTAATACCATGCAACCACCCGTCCTACGTTAGCACTTAACAAGATTGGCCCGAAGGCCGGTGATATATATCAGGACTTTATACCGCTACAGTTGGGATCCGAACAGGACCGAGAGGAGCCGTTGCTGGGCGTTGCGCAGGCGCTCGCTGATTGCGGACTGGCTCGTTTCGAGCTGTTCGGCGATTTCCTTCCCGGTCGCTTCCTGTGGGACCCGAAAGTATCCCATCCGGTAGGCAACTTCCAGGACCAGCAGTTGATCCGGGGTCAGTTTTCCGTGAACCGTATGCTTCAGGTCGTTCCCGCCGAGCGGAAAGCCGATGTCGTCGATCTGCTCGGTGCCGAGTAACTCGAATCCCGCATACGTTCGTTCGAGGTCGTTGGCGAACTCTTTCAAGTGGTTCCAGTCCCGGACGGTGGCGACCACCCGCAGCCGATCGTCCTCGAGCAGGATCCGATGGGGGAGCGCTCGACAGCGGGTGATCTCGGAAAGCACGAACTCCGGGACCTCGTCGACGAACAGGACGGCATGGTAGACTGGTGGATCACCGCCGACGGTCCAGCAATCGAGGACCTCGATCGCGGACCGGGTATCTAGAGTCATTTCGGGATCGGTCTCGCCTCCCACGAACGTCAGGTACTCGAACCACTGTCCGGCGCCCGCGTAGATCGCATTGTCCAGTTCGATCGTCCCGAACCGGTCGCCGGCACCGACGAAGCGTGCGAGCCGGTCATCGGCGCGCAGCTGAAATCGCACCCGGAGGAAATCGCCAGGCATTACCAGTACGGTTCTCGAAGTAACCGCTTGTCGATCTTCCCGTACGGTGTCTCCGGGAGCTGTCCGACCGTATCTATCGACTCTGGAAGAGCGCGGTCCGGCAGATCTCCGGCAGAGAACGCCCGGAGTTCCTCGGCCGTGAGTTCGGCGTCGTCCGCGGGAACGACTATCGCCTTCACTCGTTGATCGATCCTGATCCGATCGAGGCCGTCGGCCGCTCGCGTCGGTTCCGTCGGGACGCCGATAACCGCAACCTGGCTAACGTCGGGATGACGCTGGATGACGCTCTCGACCTCGGTCGAGTACACCGCCTCGCCGTCGACCGTGAGGACGTCCTGGATGCGATCGAGGACGTACAACCGCCCCTCGTCGTCGAGGTAACCGACGTCGCCGGTTCGAATCCAGCCGTCGGCGTCGAAGGGGCCGTCTCGGTTCAGATAGCCGTCGACGGCGTACGGCGACCGGATCCCGATTTCACCGACGTCGTCGTCCCAGTTCGTCTCGTCGTCGAAGATCGTGATCTCGGCTAACTGGGCTCGAAGGCCCGCCGATCGGAGCCAGTGGTCGTCCTCGGGATCGTGTTTCGACTTCGGCAGCACGGCCACCAGATTCGGTACCTCGGTCAGGCCGTAGAATTGGACGAACACCTTGCCGAGTCGGTCGAGACCTTCGGCCAGTCTGGCCGGCGGGATGGGTGCCGACCCGTAGGTCAGCGTTTCCAGACTGTCGAGATCGTGATCGTCGATCGCCGGCTCGTCCAGCAGACGTGCGATCATCGTGGGGATGAGGTACGTCCACGTGATCCCCTCCCGGTCGATCGTCCGAAGAACCCGCTGCCCGTCGAACTGCTGTTGCAGATGCACCGTTCCGCCCTGCATCAGTCCGGCGAGGACGAATTTCCCGGCAGAGTGCCCGAGCGGCGTCACCAACAGCATCTCGACGCCGTGGTGGACCTCGAGTTCGTTGACGTGGGCGTACATGTTCAGGATGGTCGCGTAGTGGGTGTGAACCGTTCCCTTCGGAGGACCGGTCGTACCGCCGGTGTAGTGGATCGCAGCCGCGTCGTCCGGAGCCGTTGCGATCGACGGCGGATCGGCGTCGACTCTCGAGAGCATCTCGCAGAACTGGTGAAAGCCAAGCGGCGGCGCTGATTCGTCTCCGACGCCGATGAGGTAGTTGAACTCGAAGGCCTCTTGTCGGAGCTGCTGGATGGTCTCGAAGTGCTCCGGTCCGACGACCAACGTCTTGACGTTCGCATCTTCGAGGATCGGACCGATCGTCGACTGGTCTACCTGGTAATTGAATGGGACAGCGACGACGCCAGCCCGTGCGGCGCCGAGTTGTGCGATGAGGTACTCGAGTCGATTGCTGAGCAGTATTCCGACGAAGTCTCCGTTGCCAAGTCCGATTGATGCGAGTACGTTCGCGAATCGTGCAGTTCGATCGCCGAGTTCGCCGTACGTCAGTTCTTGCCGTTCGTCGACGATCGCCGTCCGTTCGTCGTACCGATCGAAGAGGCCGGCGTAAAACCGGTCGAGCGTCATCACTGCCTCGCCGTTCCTTCGATCGTTCATTGCTAGTGCCTCACACACTATTTTCTGAAATATAAATCAGGGTGCCAACCGAGGGAGGGGCAGCCGGATATCGGGAGAAAGCGATCGATCGGTTCACAGCGCGGACGGGTGAGGGCGGATCGAAACAGCCACGCGATTCGGTTCCCACTCTCGGGCGAGTCTTCCTATCCCGGCCGTCGACACGCATCTGCGCCTCGGGCCTTGTTTAGACGCCCCTGAATGGACGAGTCAGGAGTCCCTTCGTCTAACCAGAATACGGTGGTGACCACCTCACGGTCCAGTTTCGTATGTAGAGAACAACGCGTGAGAGCCGATTGTTTCCGCATCTAAACACGGCCTGCGCCTCGTATTCAGCGCGGTCTTCTGAGTCTCCGTACGACGATCCGTTCCTCGAAACGGCTCGTCCTGGAGGAGTAGACGATGGCGACCGCGTGCGAGTCGAACGGAAATTTACACGTACCCGGCATCAATCTTGAGCGGCCGACCGGTTACGTACGACGCATCATCACTCGCGAGGAACGCGACGCAACTGGCTACCTCCTCCGGCTCACCCCATCGATCGAACGCCGTTCGAAGCGGCGCCTGTTCTCTCATTTCGTCGGTAAACCATGTCCGCGTCATGCTCGTATCGATCAGTCCCGGACAGATGGCATTGACTCGGATCCCGTGTTCACCGAGTTCTGCTGCGATTGATCGGGTGAAATGCAAAACTGCCGCTTTCGTGAGGCCGTACGTGGTTATTTCGGACGGAAGCCAGCCCGCCATCGATGACGTGTTGATGATGGATCCACTCTCCTGATCTTTCATGATTGGCAACACGGCATGGCAGCCGTTCCAAACGCCCATGATATTGACGTCGATCAACTCAGCAACGTGTTCAGGGTCGGTTTCTTCGAAGTTCTGCATTTCGCCGATGCCTGCATTGTTGAATAGAACGTCGACCGACCCGAACCCTTCAGCAGTTTCGATCAGCGCGTCCTCGAAGTCGTCGTAGTCCTGGACGTCGAGTTCTCGGAAATACGCGTCGCCGTCCGCGTCTTCCGCCGCTGTGATCTTCTCGACCGTTTCTTCGCCACCCTTTCGATCGATATCGGCCACGCAAACGTCGACGCCCTCTTCGGCGAGTCGAATGGCCGTCGCGCGGCCGATTCCCGATGCACCACCGGTAACGAAGCCGCTTTTATGCGCTAATCCACGCATACGTTTCCTTCCCACAAACTAACATATAGCATTTATCGCCGGGAGTGTACGTGGATCGCCTCGGTTGAGAGCCCGTGTCCGAAGAGAAGTAGATTAGAACACGGACTCGATCCCAGCTTTGATACGCTCGGTCCCCGGGATCACTTCGGTCTCGAGTGTCGGACTGACCGGAATAGGTACATCCTTCACACCGATCGTCTTCGGCGGTGCATCGAAGCTGAAGAAGTGATTTTCGACGATTTCGTTCGCGATGTGACTTTGCGTGCCGTAGCGTTCGACGGTTTCGTCGACGACGACGAGTCGCCCCGTCTTCTCGACGCTTTCGGCGATCGTCTCGGTATCCAGGGGCGCGAACGTGCGTGGATTGATGAGTTCGACGTTGACGTCGAGATCAGCGGCAGCTTCTTTCGCCCGATGGAACATAACCTGGGTGGCTACGACAGTGACATCTTCGCCTTCTTCTTCGACGACTGCTTCGCCGAGCGGAAGCGTGTACTCCTCGTCTGGAACTTCGCCCTGCGTCTCGACGAGCGCTTTGTGTGGCAGGTAGAACACCGGATTATCGTCCCGAATGGCGCTTTTGAGCAGCCCCTTCGCGTCGTACGGCGTCGTCGCGGTGACGACGACCCACCCCGGCACGTTGCCGAGCCACGAGTGGACGGACTGCGAGTGTTGCGCGCCCGCACCGATCCCCGCGCCGGACGGGGCGAAGATCGTCAGCGGCACTTCGAGACTGCCACCGCTGACGTACGGCTGTTTCGGGATCTGATTGAAGATCTCGTCGCCGGCGGTCGCCGCGAAGTCGGCGAACTGTAGTTCCGCGACGGGCCGGATGCCGCCGACCGCGGCACCCAGTGCCATCCCCGCGATTCCGATCTCCGCGAGCGGCGTGTTCCGAACTCGATCGTCATCGTACTTTTCGTGGAGGCCCGCCGTTTCGCCGAAGTTACCGCCGAAGTCCTCGACGTCTTCGCCGAAGAGGATGACGTCGTCGTCCCGATCCATTTCCTCGTCGATCGCCTCCGCAACCGCCTCGATGTACGTGATCTCTCGGGTCATTCCTGCTCACCCTGGCCGTAGAGGGGGGTCTTGTAGACGTGTTCGTAGGCCGCTTCCGGTTCCGGGTCGGGACTCTCGCGGGCGTACTCGACAGCCTCCTGGACCTCGCGCTCGATGGTGTCGATTATGTCCTCGATCTCGCTCTCGCTCACCACGCCCGCTTCGAGAACCCGCTCTCGATAGTTCTTGACCGGGTCTTTTTCTTCGAGCGCCCGCTCGAGTTCCTCCTCGTCACGGTAGGTCTCTTTGTCGCCCTCGAAATGGGGGTTGAGCCTGGCGACCCGGCTTTCGATGACCGTCGGCCCGCCGCCGTCGCGGGCCCGGTCGATGGCTTCGGAGACGGTGTGGTACACCGTCTCCACGTCACTTCCGTCGATACTCTCGGTGGGGATGTTAACCGGATCTCCGTAGTCGGAGAGTCGGTCCGGCGGTAACGACTCGGATGGCGTCGATATCGCCCACCCGTTGTTCTCGATAATGAACACGACGGGAAGGTCCCAGTATGCGGCGAAGATGAGTGCCGTGTGGAACGATCCGCGACTCGTCCCGCCATCACCGATAGTCGTCACTGCCACGTTGTCCGTTCCCTTCATCTCCTCCGCCAGTGCGAGTCCGACCGCAGGATTCTGCCCGGAACCGATCGTCGCGGCGTGGCCGTACAGTTTCCGATCGACCTTGGAGACGTGCATCTGACCGCCGTGTCCCTTGTTCGATCCCCCAGTTCGACCGTAGAGTTCCGCCATGATCTCGCCGAGCGGGACACCTTTAACGATGTACTGTCCGACGAGTCGTGCACCGCCGACGGCCAGCCAGTCGTCGTCTCGCATTGCCGCCGCCATTCCGGCGTGAGAACCCTCGTGCCCCCGATCGAGGTGGACGAATCCGGGAATTTCGCCTTCCTCGTATCGAGCCTTCGTCTCCTCTTCGAATATCTTGATTCGAAGCATCTCCTGGAGGAGATGCTTGGCCATTTCATCATCTACGCTGACGTCATGTGTCATATGACACCACGTAACGAGAATCCCATAGTGTTAGTCATAAAACTATCCCAGAGTGGGAAATAGACGAGAATCTACTGCTCGTCTCGGGTGTAATCCGTAAGAACGGTCAGAAAATTACGGGCGCCAGGTAGTTTTATATCGAAAGATATTGCGAATGGGGCCATGCGATTAGTTAACAATCATGCTATCGTGACGGGTGGTGCGCAAGGCATCGGACGCGGGATCGCCGAGGAGCTCATGGAGCACGGGGCGTCGGTCGTTCTTGCTGACATCGACGAGGAGGGTGCCCGCGAAACGAGCGAAGAACTCACCGAGACGTACGACGGAGAGGCGATCGCTATTCGCTGTGATGTGACGGATTCGGAGACCGTCGACCGAATGGTCGATCGATCCGTCGACCAGTTCGGTGAGATCGGGATTCTCGTCAACAACGCCGGTGCGGCAGACCTGGCCCGGACCTGGGAAATGCCCGAATCCGAGTGGCGGCAGACGGTCGACGTCTGTCTGAACGGCCCGTTCCTGTGCACGAAAGCGGTCCTCAATCACGTTCTCGACGCAGGTCACGATGGAGCGATCGTCAACGTGAGTTCGCTGAACTACAGCGCCGCTACCGACGGCTTACCCCACTATTCGGCTGCGAAGGCCGGCGTAAGTCAGTTCACAAAAGTCGTCGCGGCAGAGGCCGGCCGTCACGGAATTCGGGTCAACGCCGTCGCACCAGGGTCTACGCGAACACCGATGACCGAAGAAAACGGGCTTCTCGAGGGCAAGATCGGCGAGGAGTTCCTCGACCGAACGGTACTCGAGAGACGGTTCGGCGAACCGGGGGACGTCGCGAACGTAGTCGCATTTCTCTGCTCCGAGTATGCACAATGGGTGACCGGGGAGACGATCTATGTCGACGGCGGACAGCACATCCGCGGTCTCCACAGCTACTGGGATACGCTCGACGAGATGGGAGCGTTCGAGGACTGACGCTCCCACACTTGGGCACTTACTATCCCAGCGCGGGAATCCTCGCTTTTCAGGATAGGGAGGATGTCAAGGTTCCACGAGGATCTTGACGTCGGTACTCTCCGGATCGATCAGCGATTCGAACGCGTCGTCGACGTCTTCCAGCGGCACTTCTCCAGTGACAAGTTTCTCGGGAGAGAGACGACCATCGGCCATCATCGAGAGCGTCATCGGGAACTCGTCCACGTACGCGAACGCCCCCGTAACGGTTCGTTCCGCCTGCATGATGTCGTTCGGATGGATGGACGCGTTCTCCTCGAAGACGCTCACGACGACCACCGTTCCGTCGTATTTCGTCGATCGCATCGACTGCGTCAACGTCTCGCTGACGCCGGCGACCTCGAAGGCGACATCGACGCCGCCATCGGAGATTTCGGTAAACCGATCGATCGGTTCCTCTTCCTGCGGATCGACGACCATACTTGCGCCGAGATCGGCCGCGATTTCTCGTCTCGCTTCTCGGGGTTCACTAACCAGCACGCGATTCGCCCCGGCAGCAATCGCGGCGTCGACGATGCCGAGTCCGATCGGGCCAGCACCGAAGACGGCGACGTCGTCACCCATCTGCAGGTCCGACCGTCGGACAGCGTGAACGGAGACGCTCATCGGTTCGGC
The nucleotide sequence above comes from Halosolutus halophilus. Encoded proteins:
- a CDS encoding acetone carboxylase subunit gamma, producing the protein MADTDRNQIEKLIDGDLTWDELRSDVLPDPKDEQRFEVTREILQERVEWDDPILVPLNDHLFAVAKNGDRIVKAECGHEFGPLEDNWKTECQVRVKESETDMRQLYPKWMTPDEDWGFQLREFFCPECYTLLDVDAVPAGYPVLKPFEPDVDVFYEEWLEQPAPDATP
- a CDS encoding hydantoinase B/oxoprolinase family protein is translated as MSKPDQQLETDEVQYERVDPPIGWDGKTLHEMLEESDRHLEETDRYYGLDELGMKADRPFEYEQMFSQLRGALVSARETALHVSASPIVREIGELCFQVYTPEGDCIALSTGIIVHVHTGSLAIKYMIEEDYEHDRGIQPGDIFCNNDNDLGNVHTTDVHTIVPIFHDDELVAWVDGVTHQVDIGGMTRGHDQLASTTRYEDGLYATCEKIGENDELFQDWRDRAQRAVRTPMYWDLDEKCRLAGCHMIRNAVKSMIDDVGVETFKQFSREAVEEGRQTLHSRVKERLFPGTYRDSSFMPVPFGDEAWKPSSKQDMLNHLPVEVRVDADGGLTLDMEGASPPGPHAYNCAEGAMEGGLWVSLTQSLLHDGKVNDGSYFAVDTNYPEGSIVNPEDPSRSFHTSWGSLMPTYNAFWKNVSRAFFARGFREEVVTGYSETGDPLQGGGLYEPTDQYFPVAPFEHSCQGLGASAVRDGLDWGYAMWNPESDMGDVEEWELIEWGLPYLSRQVKPNTAGHGKYRGGSGWEGIRMVSNSSDVSLYKHVVPGVGFTTSGMAGGYPNSLNYSLRAHDTDLEDRFENEEPYPIGDSPPESFDEDIEGDVRRSQKGLYFPEEYENHDLVHYQMGGGPGYGDPLERSIELVVEDVEDGIYTPDIVEQVYGVVGEFDEDEREFTVDEDATEQRREELMETRREETRPYDEFYEDERERVVEGDVSDPAKWMYEGVFDQSADWGAFFREFWDVDDDFRFDQEE
- a CDS encoding hydantoinase/oxoprolinase family protein; this encodes MAVEDTNDPELLSLDTGGTMTDTFVVDHEGNYTVGKAQTTPEDESEGVIDSFDDALGYWGTSIEDSADTLRGTVYSGTAMLNRLLEREGEGNIGVITNKGYEDTHRFGRGIQSWVDLPYSGRLHAREHEHPEPIVPRENIRGVRSRVGMAGQELVPLYESEAREAIEDLLDRGVRVICVSLVYSYQNPEHEQRIKAIAEDVMDERGVEVPVWLSSEQNPVRGELPRLNSLILEAYAVDPSREQLRGIEESLQEQGNDSPFRVLSSSGGTVSPDHDWLVETMVSGPIGGIFGGEFLADELGIDNLVCSDVGGTSFDVGLITEGHYPTRWDQSLAQFMVNIPMTAMDTIGSGTGSYVRVDKASNRIEVGPDSAGYLVGVCNEESGLETPTVTDCTAMLGYLNPDYFLGGDIDLNVDRAEEYVEDQIAGPLDQDPYETARGVLDIVERNMTNELRAMILGLGYSPENYNLVSYGGGGPLHAAGYTESLEFKDVLIPDWAAAFSAFGCATADYAYRYDHSLDLVIQPDLSNADEAATALTDTLQKLHEQAEDAFERDGIDVEEMRFKPAVRMQYTGMLDDLEVTIPQEIWSGELSADDLVDVIDVYDREFERVFQRAAQSPEQGYTITMAVGTGIAPSPSPTLPDEEPGEETPPEEASRGEREIYWDGAWHDAALWEMSDLRAGNVVESPAVIEAPATTTLVPPGFEAPLDNNRIFHLQQTDS
- a CDS encoding helix-turn-helix domain-containing protein codes for the protein MPGDFLRVRFQLRADDRLARFVGAGDRFGTIELDNAIYAGAGQWFEYLTFVGGETDPEMTLDTRSAIEVLDCWTVGGDPPVYHAVLFVDEVPEFVLSEITRCRALPHRILLEDDRLRVVATVRDWNHLKEFANDLERTYAGFELLGTEQIDDIGFPLGGNDLKHTVHGKLTPDQLLVLEVAYRMGYFRVPQEATGKEIAEQLETSQSAISERLRNAQQRLLSVLFGSQL
- a CDS encoding AMP-binding protein, with translation MNDRRNGEAVMTLDRFYAGLFDRYDERTAIVDERQELTYGELGDRTARFANVLASIGLGNGDFVGILLSNRLEYLIAQLGAARAGVVAVPFNYQVDQSTIGPILEDANVKTLVVGPEHFETIQQLRQEAFEFNYLIGVGDESAPPLGFHQFCEMLSRVDADPPSIATAPDDAAAIHYTGGTTGPPKGTVHTHYATILNMYAHVNELEVHHGVEMLLVTPLGHSAGKFVLAGLMQGGTVHLQQQFDGQRVLRTIDREGITWTYLIPTMIARLLDEPAIDDHDLDSLETLTYGSAPIPPARLAEGLDRLGKVFVQFYGLTEVPNLVAVLPKSKHDPEDDHWLRSAGLRAQLAEITIFDDETNWDDDVGEIGIRSPYAVDGYLNRDGPFDADGWIRTGDVGYLDDEGRLYVLDRIQDVLTVDGEAVYSTEVESVIQRHPDVSQVAVIGVPTEPTRAADGLDRIRIDQRVKAIVVPADDAELTAEELRAFSAGDLPDRALPESIDTVGQLPETPYGKIDKRLLREPYW
- a CDS encoding SDR family NAD(P)-dependent oxidoreductase; the encoded protein is MRGLAHKSGFVTGGASGIGRATAIRLAEEGVDVCVADIDRKGGEETVEKITAAEDADGDAYFRELDVQDYDDFEDALIETAEGFGSVDVLFNNAGIGEMQNFEETDPEHVAELIDVNIMGVWNGCHAVLPIMKDQESGSIINTSSMAGWLPSEITTYGLTKAAVLHFTRSIAAELGEHGIRVNAICPGLIDTSMTRTWFTDEMREQAPLRTAFDRWGEPEEVASCVAFLASDDASYVTGRPLKIDAGYV
- a CDS encoding alpha-ketoacid dehydrogenase subunit beta; amino-acid sequence: MTREITYIEAVAEAIDEEMDRDDDVILFGEDVEDFGGNFGETAGLHEKYDDDRVRNTPLAEIGIAGMALGAAVGGIRPVAELQFADFAATAGDEIFNQIPKQPYVSGGSLEVPLTIFAPSGAGIGAGAQHSQSVHSWLGNVPGWVVVTATTPYDAKGLLKSAIRDDNPVFYLPHKALVETQGEVPDEEYTLPLGEAVVEEEGEDVTVVATQVMFHRAKEAAADLDVNVELINPRTFAPLDTETIAESVEKTGRLVVVDETVERYGTQSHIANEIVENHFFSFDAPPKTIGVKDVPIPVSPTLETEVIPGTERIKAGIESVF